A stretch of DNA from Saccharomycodes ludwigii strain NBRC 1722 chromosome I, whole genome shotgun sequence:
aattattattgatgctAGACCATTTACTGAATATTCCAGATccaaaatacaaaattcAATACATATTTCGTTACCTTCTACTTtgttgaaaagaaaaaattttaatttaaaaaaattgttagaAAGTTTACCTTTAAGTGATTATACTCGACTAAGCAATGCATTATCATTGGGTCTCAATGCTCCCACTGccacaaatattattatttatgatAATTGTGTTAACCAATCGGAAAAATCGGGCATAAGTCCGGTTTGTCACTatctttctttaaaatttatagaTTGGGCCAACGAAGAAAAAGATGACAGTAGTGTCTCCTcttctaatattattacagaCCACgatatttccatttttgtGTTAAACTGCGGTTTTGACGAGTTTGCAAAAAGATACCCAGATTCTATTAAATCAATCGTATTCCagaacaataacaacaacaacactaATAATGGTAGTACGAGTACCACACCTCTTGGTAGCACCTTTCCTATGGATTTTTTCGAatcatcaaataaaaatgacatgaatttaaataataatagtagtgaTAGCTCTGGCAGTAGCAATAGCTGTTTTTCTGCGTTAAGTTCAACTTCCACTAATCCATTTTTGTCTAATAATTCTAGTAGCTATATTAGTCCATCCCCAAGTGTTTTTCGAGATGGAAACATGAGTACTTTAAGCACTATTAATAGCAATGAAAGTGTTTTAACACCCAGTCCTTCTCCAGTTAGCGCATTATTGAAATTCCAGTTACCTCCATTAAACTACAACAATGGTACCTCTGCCACTAATTATAGTTCGCCTTCTACGCCATTATGCAATtctatatttaataataataataatattattactgcaaatggtaaaaacaataatgggGATTGCTCTATGCACAAGAACTACACTCACACCCCCAATTCAAATACCTCACACACAAAGAACAAAAGTAATACATCGTATCTGAATAATTCTCTTTTTAGGAGTCCGCATAACGAGGAGATTTGTGATATAAACACCTACATCGATGCAGTTAATGCCACTGAGTTTTCGagattaaatataaacagCAGTATCAACAGTCTTAATGATACTATTTCccataataatattcccATTTTTAGTTCTCTATACAATTGTAACATTAGCTCGAATCTAAACGCAACACAGAATGTCAACTCTACTGCAGTGAACAACAAAACCTTAGGAGGTTCCAGCCGTATGCTGCGACCAGATCACACATTGAGTACCACGCCTCCTAGTAATGCTACTGGAGAAAAACATGGAATAGCAGACCTACTaatattccaaaaaaaatataatttggTTAAGGCACAATACCCAGAAGCAgaatttaacaaaaaagtgCCAATTTGGTTTAGACatttattagaaaataccactaaatttcaatttattgaaaaatttcaaaCGTTAGAcatcaaagaaaaaaatagattgaatgaatttttaaattcgCCGCATGGTAATACTAATAGTGATTCTATTGTTATATCTTCGTGTGGATTTGAAATGGGTACTAAAAACAGGTATAAGGGTATTTTGCCATATGAACATACAAGAGTAATATTGAATAATCAGCAGATTAGCACTAGTGTTGTCGATAGGAATATGTGTTTTCCTTCAGAACTTGATGGTCGCGGCAATGGTACCAACAGTGATGAAAATTGTTATATCAATGCGAATTATCTCTCTTATAGTGCACCAGACATGTCCATTGCCGGTACTAGTACTGACTCCTTCAAAACAAATGGTAGTACCAAGTATATTGCTACACAGGCCCCATTGCTTGACACTATTAGAgatttttatctttgtgTATTGAATAACAATGTACCTGTAATTATATCATTAACTGaacaatttgaaaatgGTGTTGAGAAATGTACGAATTTCTGGAAGGATAATGAATACGACGGcttaaaagttaaaatcCTATCCGAAGAAGCTTTGGAAAATTATCATCAATTAGAGTGTCACAATTGTGATAGTTCTACTAACACGAAAAGCGATATTATACTTAGAAGAATACAACTGGAATACCATAACAAGTTGGGCAAATTGACTTATTTTGAAACACTACAAATTCAAATGACTAATTGGCCCGATATGAGCGTTCCTACCTGTTGCTGTTCGATTTTAagaataattaatttaaaaaatatagttttaaatagactaaaaaaaaaataccaagagaaaaaagaaggaggGAACGATTTCGTGATTTTGGTTCATTGTTCAGCCGGCTGTGGTAGAACTGGTACTGTTTGTGTTGTTGATTCCATCCTGTCAAATTTGACGATGTTGGATAAGATTGGAGTTTCCGCTGCTGCCACCAGTGctactgataataataataatagtaccaataataataataataataataatattcagGACGAAAGTAATATTGACAATGGTAATGCTTGCACGACAAGCGCACCTGATCCGATATATGAAGCGgttgatatttttagaaaacaGAGAGTATCTATAGTGCAAAATGTTAACCAGtttttgttgatttatgattgtttaatattatttttcagtTTGAATTTACAAAAACCTACCAACAATACGTTATGGAATgatttgaattatttggACGGTAAATTACCGAtaataaatgatttttttttggataaatttaatgaaaaaaacacaaGTCAATACTATAATTAGAaactaaatatttaaagtaattaatatatcaatttatttagcgtataaattattttatcaaactacaatgttttatattaatgaaACATCTATAagaaatgtaaaaaaaaagagaacattcaataaaaatatagtcATGATGTACTTCCTGTGTAATGAGAGGATTACACTCcataaaaatggaaaaaaaattgttactACGACAACTGCAGGACTCGAACCTGCGCGGGCAGAGCCCAAAAGATACTTAGAAATTCTAATCTTTCGCCTTAACCACTCGGCCAAGTTGCCAAAATCTTGTAAAAATAGAGAATGTATAGTACTACAATTGCATAAAACATACGCAAGCCAACGAACCATGAAACACTGCCtataatcaaataattGTAGATTgcctaatattttttttttctaccCTAAAAATGATTAAATTACAGTAGATTGCCAAATGTGACGCTAAAGGatcaatattatattaaatacaaaataaaataaaatattcaattatctatataaaaaaatgcacTATCTTCAACCCAATAATATTTGGTAAATTATAACTAGTGTATTTATGATGATTAGTGGAACTAAAAACCAAATTTGAATGCATGcatgcatatatatatatatatatataccaaAACATCagtaatttaataaagaatCAAATcaatgttgtttttttcccaTTATGCAATGTTAAATAATCAATAACTGTTAGTAGAttagaacaaaaaatttttttccatctcaaaaaaaaaaatttaaaaaaaaaacaatggaTTGGAAaagtgttattaatattgtacATACTTCTTAATAGTGTTTGAATTGCACTAATTAACGAGACTAATTTGGATCTAGCCGTTATTTCTTGGGCAGGTGGACTTCCATAAAAtgcgttattattattattatatgaaGTATTTGCATTTGAACTTAAACCAactaatcaaaaaaaaaaaaaaaaattaaaaaaagggaacCCCCGAAGGTATTCTAACCAGACGATAGTACAATTAAGGAAAATTGAAAACCGTACTTGAGTTGgtttgaaatatttgttaGTAAGTTTTCCATTTGAAAagccaaaataaaaatcaaagaaaacaactaataatacataCTCCTTCTTAAAAATCTTTCCTCACTTAAAACCGCTATTGaatttattaacaataatatcacATAAAACAATTTACCTAAACCAAATATCATAATGTCCTTATGgtttatttcctttttttaatttataaaagtaatatCAACCTTATcgattatattttcaatgaGAGGAAAGGATcaaaaagtatttaaaaaaaaaaaaaaaaaaatatatttaaaattcacgtttttttttttttaaaaaaattttttgtttgagGGTAACTTTCAATTTGACTTGGTTTTCtagcaattttttttttttacaagcTTTATAGccagaaaataaaaaaaatatagaacATATTAAAACGTCAAACGTTGTTAATAAGGATGACAAGAgggaaacaaaaagaaacaattgAAAGCTAaccaatatatatatatacatatatatatatttaaatatacgatttttgttatagtattattattacttatatactgatatatatatatatatatatactacTAACACAGacggaaaaaaaatctaaaaacataaaaaacaaaaaaaaaaagagaaatatcccttctttttttttgtattataattaaatgATGTTAAAAGAATTCTCTAATCAGCGTTACGACGAGCAACCTTCTTAGCCAAACTCTTACCAGTACCAAAGACCTTCTTATCTCTGttctttctttgttttctttgttgTCTGGAAGGTTTTTCAGTCTTTTCAGCTAAACCGTATCTAACTAATCTGTAAGCTGGTTCAAATTTCTTGGCATCAGCTGGAGAGTTGTAAACTAAACCAAAACCAGTAGATTTACCACCACCATATTGAGTTCTGAAACCAAAAACAGAAACAGCGTCTTTTTCAGCCTTGTAAACTTCAGCTAATTTTTCACGCAATTCATCTTTAGAAACATTAGCCTTGTTTGGGTGCAAAacttcaacaacaaattgCTTTCTAGCCAACAATGGGTTGGAGATAACCTTTCTAGTACGGATAGTGATAGCGTCAGactatatttaattattttttttaaaaaaatatcgataaaaatttataatctcATATAAATTGTTATCaacatatatacatttgTTAGTATAATTTGATCTAATATAGTGaaatgtgttttttttcttggaaccaactcttttaatttaataaaaatgttgcTTTTCCAAGGGGAAAATCTACAggtgcaaaaaaaaatttttttaattttttaataatcaCAAAATATGGCTTCTTTGCTTGAAAcacaaataatttaacaGTGCCGACAATTTGTTCTCAAAAAACTAATTTAAGTTAATCTATATCTAATATATGTCTTGCTTAGAATATTTTCACTCCTATAGATGTATAAAAACATCTCAATCTCTTAAAACTTTATGACACAATGTTAGctaaaaatcaaaatgcaatatttttattatttgatattaacTACGATATTATGAAAGGCATTTGTAATGATAACGTCCCACtatcatatatattatcattcACTACCAGCATAATCTTATCCACAAAAATTAAGTATTTGTTAAGTTTTTGATTTCAAAATGTTATATGATCCATTATTCGATACTTGAAAAAATTCGCCCACTATTCTTCTTGTTTCCCACGATATTAGCCCAATATAAAGCCAATTTTCTGGAAGTCCAGTATTATTTCCCCCAGCTTTCTTCATATGATTGGTTTTTCGTGCAAATCCATAAATGAAAAGTTTTCTCCTCTCCTTTGTTTTTgcttttaatcttttttgcTCCCTCCTGATCTGTTCCCACAACactttctaaaaaaaaaaattaggaCTAAAATCAACTGTTATTTCCTAGACATACCATATTAAATCCTGTGTAGTTTCTTGTGTAATCAgtcttatttttcttaaGTGTATATTACAAGAATTTTAGAAGGTATAtgtaaaaagtaaaagtaGTGGAGGTAGAAGAAgctgaaaaaagaaagaaggaaaaggaaaataatgaagaaaaagaaaagaaaaaaaaaaaaaaggtttttcCTCTCCAAAACAAGTACTAAGTTTATTCAATTAATAATGGGCCCAGAGTAACAATATCACAAGATAGAAATATTTAAGAGGCGTATCTGCAATGAATTTCATGAAGCttgaaaaaagttaaagggaaaaatataagaaaaaaaaaataaaattaaaattaaaaaaaaaattaataagaaaaataataagaaataaaagcGAAATACTAGAATGATTTAAACAGACACTCCGTATTTAGAAGGAAAAAGATTTCTTTTAACgctggaaaaaaaaatagtttacTGGTCACCACAATAGCTTTTAAtcaatcaaaaatatctttttttttttttttaaaaataaaatgcgtagattaaaagaaaaaaaaaaaaaaaaaaaaattatcctTCAGAATAAAACACAAAGAAAGTTTTGCAAAGCTATCCAAATACTTAACTTCATATCTTCAAATTTAAACCATAAAATACATTCATCGTCACTATGTTATAACATATGTATAATTTGACTTAATGTCAAATAAGTCTTCACAGAgttatcttttttcttatgGTAAATTGGCTACaaatatatttcaaaatgttCTCACTAAAAAgcctaaaaaaatattgcgcttttttatttttaatagtgCACGGATGTTATAGGTATATTTCACAAATATATCTCATACGAAATACCCTATTACAGGGCTTATAAAAATGagattaaatttttaaaccaatttaaaaatggcaATTGAATATTGAAACAATTTCCTTTACCCGAATGTCATCCCGTTATTTCAGctttatattgttttttttttttttaatatttagcCAGTTATAGCATATAAGATGAAGTCTTTTATtacttgtttttttttagatattTCCCTTAGGTCATAGTATAATggtctcttttttttttttattttttttttattttttaagaaaaaaggaaaagataaacaaatatataaataacataattataataatctaCATAAAGTGCAtactttgttttttttttttttttttttttttgattttaaccTAATAATGtctatatctatatatagataGATACAGGTATACAAACGTGAAAAAGGGCAAAACAATCAGCCAATAgaatatacatataaaatatacatatatctatttatatactcctaaaaaaaaaaaagggaataAAAActcaatttttcttttcaagaGCCATTCTAACAGCTTTGACTTGagtataatttaataaagctTCAGAACCCATTTCAGAACCGATACCACTTTGACCAAACCCACCAAATGGAACACTTTGGTGAAACATATTGTAGCCATTAATCCAGATAATACCGGATTTGATTCTGTTAGAAACATCAATAGCCTTGTTGACATCTTCAGTATGAATACCAGCAGCTAATCCGTAAACACTGTTATTAGCCATAGAGACAACTTCATCAACAGTGGAAAATTTAGAAACGGTAACAATTGGACCAAAAATTTCATCTTTGACCACCCTCATATCTTCATGGACATCAGCAAAAACAGTTGGTCTGAAAAAATATCCCTTGTGGCCGACTCTTTCACCACCAGTAACAATACGGGCACCTTCTTCAGTACCAATCTTCACATATTCGTTGATCTTGTCCATTTGCATTTGAGAAGTTTGCGCACCTTGGAAAATTCCTTCTTCAAACGGGTTACCAACTGTCAAACTTTCCGTGTACTCcttaaatttttgtaaaacttCATCATAAACAGTGTCTTGAACGTAAACTCTTGAACCAGCGCAGCAAACTTCACcggaattaaaaaagataccAAAGGCAATGTTTTTCACGGCTTTATCTAAGTTGGCATCAGCGAAAACGATATTTGGTGATTTACCACCCAATTCTAATGTAACTTTCTTAATGGTGTCAGCGGCAGTTTTCATAATATGACGACCAGTAGCAGTAGAACCAGTAAATGCAATTTTCTTAACATCTTGGTGGGTAGCAATCTTTTCCCCAACAATCTTACCAAAACCAGGAACAATGTTAACGACACCTTTTGGAATACCAGCCTCTTTAACTAACTGAGAAACATACAAAGCGGACAATGGAGTGGCTTCAGCTGGCTTTAAAACAACAGTGTTACCCGTGGCCAATGCAGGACCAATTTTCCAAGACCACATTAGAATTGGGAAGTTCCAAGGAATAATTTGGCCACAAACACCCAATGGTTCTCTTTTTGTGTATGCGAAATAAGAAGACCCAGTATCAATGATTTTACCATAAATTTTGTCACACCAGCCGGCACAGGATCTTAAGTAGTTTATAACCAAGGAAACATCACCCCTACTGCAGAATAAAGATTTCCCGTTATCTAAAGAATCAATGCCAGCTATTACCTCAGAATCTTTTTCAATCAAATCAGCCAATTTGTATAAGCATTGTGCTCTAAATTCTGGATCAGCAGTAGACCAGCCATTATCAAAGGCTTGTTTTGCAGCTTCGACAGCAAGATCTACATCATCTTCACGAGCTTCGTAAACATGTGTAATTTCTTCCTCAGTACTTGGATTAATGACTTCAAAAGTCTTATGTTGTCTGGATGAAACAAACTCACCATTGATAAATAGGCCAGTTGGTTGTTCATAAGTTATGCCATTTGGTAGAGTGATTGGTACTCTTAATGGTAATGTGGAGTATAAACGTAAAATACGTGCAGTTTGGATAGTAGAACTATATcttattttggaaaatgtAGAGAGCATTTGTTTATAGTAATTAATCTAGttgttatttgtttgtttatttgttttcttaCTTTAATAAggttgaaagaaaaaaaaaaagagtatggaaatatattttttttaaaaaaaattagccTTTCCTTTATATacgattttattttaagatTTTACCAGTTGCTTTTGTCTAATGGTCTTCTGAAATTACAGTCTAACACTTGGCTTGTGTATTTAATAGAGGGTACACTAAGCCAGTTTATTACAGAACAAAATTCTCAccctcttttttattatttttgtggTTTAcgtaataaattttattagtaAGAGTGTCggttaatattattttaagtCCTTTTTCAGGTTTTATAATGTGTATGCCCGGTGTCAACGTCATTATTGTCATTTTAACCAAAGTCATATAAAGGggatttttttcaatttttttaatttttttttttgagggGGGAGAAGGGAGGCAAAAAAGAACGTGAAAAATGTGCACCTTTGTCattaacttttcttttctttttttttctgttgaGGGTGACGCTTAAAATATAactaattataaatattaagcGAGAGGGGTAAAAAACCTTGGCTACCGTGTAAATCAAATATACGTCAAAAGGTACGAGAGGGTCATTAAATATCACTGCCTGTTTTCTAAATGGGTTAGATCTTTACATTGAGAAGGAAACCCCAAAAGAGCCGAAGATTTTAAGTTTAGGTTATGTTATTAAAgcaatattaaataataaaaatattattaattttaagaTTTCCCATGCCGTCCTACTTTCATATTAGCTTAATCTAAAAGTTTAAATTCAATCTTAatcttaataatatatatatttttttttttttttttttttttttttttttaagtacTAGTTTTCGGAAGTCATGGACAAACTTAATTcatggaaataaaaattatctgCACGGCTAAAGTAATATCCGATTAGCCAATCCCATATAGGATATATAaattcatatatttttcctttttatgtATTAATGTAGACTAAGAAGATTATTCCTTGTTtgattattaaaagaagaaaaaaaaaaaaaaaaaaaaagaaaaatgaaaataaatactgTTTTATTCCGTAGCAAAGAAATTATGttctatttgttttttgtataCCGTCAACTTATTA
This window harbors:
- the PTP3 gene encoding tyrosine protein phosphatase PTP3 (similar to Saccharomyces cerevisiae YER075C | PTP3 | Protein Tyrosine Phosphatase), which codes for MTTTPRGSQQEKQQSLKSTEKIVNIANTTTIESTTKNISNKDTSCDNITLESRPTTGQNKDDLNLQKNYFEFPDSYITDGGERKFRNNSMTCLSVGDCQRHTKNNSVDYPATAKILTKSNTSSAILLNKKSFTSSLPIYQPPFYHKSINARKIPKHKDCHIMQSKTLHDIILKSKDSTIKGNTIIIDARPFTEYSRSKIQNSIHISLPSTLLKRKNFNLKKLLESLPLSDYTRLSNALSLGLNAPTATNIIIYDNCVNQSEKSGISPVCHYLSLKFIDWANEEKDDSSVSSSNIITDHDISIFVLNCGFDEFAKRYPDSIKSIVFQNNNNNNTNNGSTSTTPLGSTFPMDFFESSNKNDMNLNNNSSDSSGSSNSCFSALSSTSTNPFLSNNSSSYISPSPSVFRDGNMSTLSTINSNESVLTPSPSPVSALLKFQLPPLNYNNGTSATNYSSPSTPLCNSIFNNNNNIITANGKNNNGDCSMHKNYTHTPNSNTSHTKNKSNTSYLNNSLFRSPHNEEICDINTYIDAVNATEFSRLNINSSINSLNDTISHNNIPIFSSLYNCNISSNLNATQNVNSTAVNNKTLGGSSRMLRPDHTLSTTPPSNATGEKHGIADLLIFQKKYNLVKAQYPEAEFNKKVPIWFRHLLENTTKFQFIEKFQTLDIKEKNRLNEFLNSPHGNTNSDSIVISSCGFEMGTKNRYKGILPYEHTRVILNNQQISTSVVDRNMCFPSELDGRGNGTNSDENCYINANYLSYSAPDMSIAGTSTDSFKTNGSTKYIATQAPLLDTIRDFYLCVLNNNVPVIISLTEQFENGVEKCTNFWKDNEYDGLKVKILSEEALENYHQLECHNCDSSTNTKSDIILRRIQLEYHNKLGKLTYFETLQIQMTNWPDMSVPTCCCSILRIINLKNIVLNRLKKKYQEKKEGGNDFVILVHCSAGCGRTGTVCVVDSILSNLTMLDKIGVSAAATSATDNNNNSTNNNNNNNNIQDESNIDNGNACTTSAPDPIYEAVDIFRKQRVSIVQNVNQFLLIYDCLILFFSLNLQKPTNNTLWNDLNYLDGKLPIINDFFLDKFNEKNTSQYYN
- a CDS encoding 40S ribosomal protein eS24 (similar to Saccharomyces cerevisiae YER074W | RPS24A | Ribosomal Protein of the Small subunit (paralog of YIL069C | RPS24B) | uncharacterized intron close to the beginning of the gene), with translation SDAITIRTRKVISNPLLARKQFVVEVLHPNKANVSKDELREKLAEVYKAEKDAVSVFGFRTQYGGGKSTGFGLVYNSPADAKKFEPAYRLVRYGLAEKTEKPSRQQRKQRKNRDKKVFGTGKSLAKKVARRNAD
- the ALD5 gene encoding aldehyde dehydrogenase (NAD(P)(+)) ALD5 (similar to Saccharomyces cerevisiae YER073W | ALD5 | ALdehyde Dehydrogenase) — its product is MLSTFSKIRYSSTIQTARILRLYSTLPLRVPITLPNGITYEQPTGLFINGEFVSSRQHKTFEVINPSTEEEITHVYEAREDDVDLAVEAAKQAFDNGWSTADPEFRAQCLYKLADLIEKDSEVIAGIDSLDNGKSLFCSRGDVSLVINYLRSCAGWCDKIYGKIIDTGSSYFAYTKREPLGVCGQIIPWNFPILMWSWKIGPALATGNTVVLKPAEATPLSALYVSQLVKEAGIPKGVVNIVPGFGKIVGEKIATHQDVKKIAFTGSTATGRHIMKTAADTIKKVTLELGGKSPNIVFADANLDKAVKNIAFGIFFNSGEVCCAGSRVYVQDTVYDEVLQKFKEYTESLTVGNPFEEGIFQGAQTSQMQMDKINEYVKIGTEEGARIVTGGERVGHKGYFFRPTVFADVHEDMRVVKDEIFGPIVTVSKFSTVDEVVSMANNSVYGLAAGIHTEDVNKAIDVSNRIKSGIIWINGYNMFHQSVPFGGFGQSGIGSEMGSEALLNYTQVKAVRMALEKKN
- the YOS1 gene encoding Yos1p (similar to Saccharomyces cerevisiae YER074W-A | YOS1 | Yip One Suppressor); translation: MIFGLGKLFYVILLLINSIAVLSEERFLRRIGLSSNANTSYNNNNNAFYGSPPAQEITARSKLVSLISAIQTLLRIIDYLTLHNGKKTTLI